From the Coregonus clupeaformis isolate EN_2021a unplaced genomic scaffold, ASM2061545v1 scaf0497, whole genome shotgun sequence genome, the window tgcccactgaaggcggttacgacgccgaactgcagtcaggtcaagaccctggtgaggatgacgagcacgcagatgagcttccctgagaaggtttctgactatttgtgcagaaattattcgcttgtgaaaacccacagttaaatcagctgtcctggtggcttgtctcagaccatcctgcaggtgaagaagccggatgtggaggtcctgggctggcgtggttacacatggtctgcggttgtgaggccggttggatgtactgccaaattctctaaaacgatgttggaggcggtttatggtagagaaattaacattcaattatctggcaatagctctggtggacattcctgctgtcatcatgccaattgcacgctccctcaaaacttgacacatctgtggcattgtgttgtgtgacaaaactgcacatttcagagtggccttttatcgtccccagcacaaggtgcatctgtgtaatgatcatgctgtttaatcaccttcttgatataccacacctgtcaggtgaatggattatcttaacaaaagagaaatgctcactaacagggatctaaacaaatgtatacacaaaatttgagagaaataagcttttgtgcgtatggaacatatctgggatcttttatttcagctcatgaaacgtggaaccaacactttacatgttaggtttatatttctgttcagtatagttagtatgtgtatgtttttaatATTATTTTAACATTTTTGGGACATATCCAGAAACATACATAGCATATATAAAACTAAGGTAAATATCTTGAGTGAGTtagtatgtttttaacattggttaatcatgtgtccttctgttattgtcttaatgcatctcattattcttaaagctttgcatatttaacagtgtatcactatatctcctctctccagactgtctggctgtaaactcacatatgaatcctgtgagactctggcttcagctctgcagacaccaaactcccccctgagagaactggacctcagctacaattacctgggagacagaggagtggagctgctctgtgttggactaaccagtgcactctgcaacatacagacactacTGTGAGTTAACTGTCTTCATTATCCACTGTGAGTGTTTATATataatgtatgtactgtatactgaacaaaaatataaacgcaacatgcaacaatttgaaaggttttacttagttacagttcatatgaggaaatcagtcaattgaaataaattcattaggccctaatctatggatttcacataaatgggaattcagatatgcatctgttggtcacagataccttaaaaaaaagtatgggtgtgtatcagaaaaccagtccgtatctggtgtgaccaccatttgcctcatgcagcgcgacacatctccttcacatagagttgatcaggctgttgattgtggcctgtggaatgttgtcccactcctcttcaatggctgtgcgaagttgctgaaaACTTCCGGGAACTGGaagacgctgtcgtacacgtcgatccagagcatcccaaacatgcatgtctggtgagtatgcagtccatggaagaactgggacattttcagcttccaggaattgtatacagatccttgcgacacggggccgtgcattatcatgctgaaacatgaggtgatggcggcagatgaatggcacgacaatgggcctcaggatctcatcacggtatctctgtgcattcaaattgccatcgataaaatgtgattttgttcattgtccgtagcttatgccggcccataccataaccccaccgccaccatggggcactctgttcacaacgttgaaatcagcaaaccgcttgcccacacaatgctatcacgacgccatacacgttttctgccatcttcccggtacagttgaaaccgggattcatccgtgaagagcacacttctccagtgtgccagtggccatcgaaggtgagcatttgcccactgaagtcggtttcgacgccgaactgcagtcaggtcaagaccctggtgaggatgacgagtacgcagatgagcttccctgagactgtttctgacagtttgtgcagacattTTTCGGTTGTGAAAACCAACAGTTaaatcagctgtcctggtggcttgtctcagaccatcctgcaggtgaagaagccggatgtggaggtcctgggctggcgtggttacatgtggtctgcggttgtgaggccggttggatgtactgctaaattctctaaaatgatgttggaggcggtttatggtagagaaattaacataaaaatctctagcaacagctctggtggacattcctgcagtcatcatgccaattgcatgccccctcaaaacttgacacatctgtggcattgtgttgtgtgacaaaactgcacatttcagagtggccttttattgtccccagcacaaggtgcacctgtgtaatgatcatgctgtttaatcagcttcttgatataccacacctgtcaggtggatggattattttagcaaaggagaaatactcactaacagggatctaaacaaatttatgcacaacatttgagagaaataagcttttgtgcgtatggaacatatctgggatcttttatttcagctcatgaaacgtgggacctacactttacatgttgggtttatatttctgttcagtatagttagtatgtgtatgtttttaacattattttaaCATTTTTGGGACATATCCAGAAACATACATAACATATATAAAACTAAGGTAAATATCTTGAGTGAGTtagtatgtttttaacattggttaatcatgtgtccttctgttattgtcttaatgcatctcattattcttaaagctttgcatatttaacagtgtatcaacatatctcctctctccagactgtctggctgtaaactcacatatgaatcctgtgagactctggcttcagctctgcagacaccaaactcccccctgagagaactggacctccgctacaatgacctgggagacagaggagtggagctgctctgtgttggactaaccagtccactctgcaacatacagacactagtgtgagttaactTTCTTCAGTATGAGTTATTATGTGGATGTTTTAAACATTTGTTAATCATGTGCTCTTCTGCCCTCTAGTCTAGGTCAGTGTGGTCTGACAGAGGGTTGCTGTTCAGATCTGGCCTCAGTCCTGAGTTCACCCAACTCACAACTGAAACAACTGGAGCTGAGAGACAATGACCTGCAGGACTCAGGAGTTACACTGctgtctgctggactggaggatcagactgtaaactacacacactggtAGTACAGTTAGTAGGTAGTAGAGCTGAGttacactgccctctgctggactggaggatccagactgtaaactacacacactggggtaagtacagctgtttcagtcaggtcggtactgagctgagttacactgccctctgctggactggaggatccagactgtaaactacacacactggggtatgtacagctgtttcagtcaggtcggTACTGAGCTTAGTAAAACAAATACTCTGAAAATCAAATGTTTCATGACAATGTTTGTGTCATGGACAAATATATGGGTGTCCTACAAGATGATTGACAACAGTCCACCAACCTAGACAGCTGTTGtgtctctctgtaggctgtctggctgtctggtcacagaggagggctgtgctgctctgtcttcagctctgaggtcaaaacccctcccacctgaaagagctggacctgagctacaatcacccaggagactctgcAGGGGGACTGCTTTCAGCTGCTCTGGTGGATCCCACAGATAAACTGATGAAGCTGAAGTAAGTCAGAATAGATGTCCTAATAGTGTGAGCAGTGGTTGTGtcctatgtagtgtagtaggttCAGTAACATGAGGACATGATGGTAGAATACAGGGGACGTTTACCCAGCAGGCTTAGCACTCCAACACAGCATACATCATCACCACATGAATACTCTTCTTCTGCATCTCTGATATCCTGttggaattgtactctgttctgtatgcagtaggtaggatagaatacctgtatgtctctagtaatgaattgtactctgttctgtatgcagtaggtaggatagaatacctgtatttctctagtaatgaattgtactctgttctgtatgtagtAGGTAGgttagaatacctgtatgtctctagtaatgaactTGGATAGTGCACCAGAACACAACAATATGGTTTAAATGTTGACTGCTTTATTAGGTCTTTGTCAGTCAATAACCTGTTTCTCCTACAGTGTGGATCATGGTGGAGAGTTCAGGCTGATATCAGGGCTGAGGAAATGTAAGTCTCTTCAATCCTAATTAACTACATATTCAGAACTACAGTAACATAGTAACTAATCAATACTTGTTTTCTACCTACAAAACAACATTTTATATGAAGATGTGGTTTGATTAAACTCTCCTTTTGTCTACAGATGCCTGTCATCTCACCCTGGACCCAAATACAGCAAACCCACACCTGATACTGTCTGAGGGGAACAGGAAGGTGACACGGGTGGAGGAGAAGCAGCATTATGAAGACCATCCAGACAGATTTGACCGTTATCCCCAAGTTCTCTGCAGAGAAGGCTTATCTGGATCTTGttattactgggaggtggagagggatggtGACTGGGCTCACATTGGTGTAGCGTACAAAGGAatgaagaggaagggagagaaggatgACAGTTGTATTGGATACAACAGGAAGTCCTGGTGTTTTTTCTACTATGACAGTGGATATCACTTTTTCATTGCTGGAGTCAACAGATCCACCCCTGGTCCTGTTTCTGACAGAgttggagtgtatctggactggccagctggTACTTTGTCCTTCTATAGCGTGTCCTCCTCTGGTACACTGACACACCTTTACACAGAACACACCACATTCACTgaacccctctatcctgggtttgtggtttcctcctcctcagtgacccTGTGTCAGATAGATGACCAACACATTCAAAGGTGAGTCATAGCAATGTTTTATCATGTGTTTTCCTCTGGAATCATTCCTACAATTAGATTCGtattggtgtgttttaatgtgttctgttggatctacagacagttagattagtagtggtggtgtgttttaatgtgttctgttggacctacagacagttagattagtagtagtggtgtgttttaatgtgttctgttggacctacagacagttagattagtagtagtggtgtgttttaatgtgttctgttggacctacagacagttagattagtagtagtggtgtgttttaatgtgttctgttggacctacagacagttagattagtagtagtggtgtgttttaatgtgttctgttggacctacagacagttagattagtggtggtggtgtgttttaatgtgttctgttggacctacagacagttagattagtagtggtggtgtgttttaatgtgttctgttggacctacagacagttagattagtagtagtggtgtgtttttaatgtgttctgttggacctacagacagttagattagtagtagtggtgtgttttaatgtgttctgttggacctacagacagttagattagtggtagtggtgtgtttttaagGTGTTCTGTTGGATGTACAGATGTTTCCTCTCTTATGTCTCACTGTAGTGTCAGTTTCACTCTAACCACAAGAGGGCATCAGAACCTGTTAAAATGATACCTGGTGACATCACGTCTCTAGGGGCTTTCATCAAGATAAGCGATGTCACCTGTAATGTCACCATCAGTATTGACTTCATGGAAGTTGACATAGTGATATGTCACATTTGGCAATGCACCCTACATAGGGAGCTGTTCTGTCACCCTTTATACATCCTTTGTATTGCTTATGAAGACTGTATGTatgctatataaagcctttataagttgtatttaGTTTAATCACAGTCTATCCTTCTGCTTTCCCAACAGCagagaccatggtggagagtgttgtatcaagcctggacctgagaacaccagagaccAGATATGTGAGTGTTAACTGATAATTGTTTTAAAATCAAAATACGATTAAAGCGTTCTTGAGTCCCAGGCAAGGAACACAATCATGATCTATTTGGTCAAAACAAacttaaaggtagagtcagcaatatgatgtagatgcacaaagtaaacatcATAGTGGGTAAACTTctacaacaactaagagcgttggaGCGCGATGCTAAACTCctctgttttggtcccgtggctaccacgctgtaagagagtgaagagaacccgtgcacatgggcagatactgtgtgagagagaagtcaggcatcttgctcatcacaatatctgcggtgctgctcgtacaacatcatttagctgactctacctttaagctCTCATCCTGGGATCTACCAGAAATCAGGCCCCGAACATCTCCAAAACATGGACCAGAACCATGTTGTTTCCTGCTTCCACAAACATTCATTAATATAACACTAATGTCAGAATGGTATGATAATGAGTGTACATTCTGAGACTGTTGCTCACTTACATTCATTTTTATTACAAGTCTGTttaatatttattaattaattattacATGAGATTGTCCGTTTTAAATAACAACTACTTTTGACTTCAGGGATTCCTCAGAGCTGTAAGACTTGTGACCATGTTGAGGTAAGTCATAATGTCAATTCTCACTTTTACATACCTTCAGGAGTCaggcacagtctgaaagccaggtgtgtactgaccaaccattcatactgggatatagacagtcctgtgttctgctttagtaatataaacacagtctgaaagccaggtgtgtactgaccaaccattcatactgggatatagacagtcctgtgttctgctttagtaatataaacacagtctgaaagccaggtgtgtactgaccaaatTCATACTGGGAAAGACCTGTGTTTTATTTAAGAGGTGTGtatgaccaaccattcatactgggataagacgtcctgtgttctgcttgtaGCATGCAGGATTTTAACTGCTGTCATATTTTGTCATTAGACAGTTTAATTGGATCAATCACCAGCATTCCATGTAACATTGAATAAATACATTAGATAAATTACTTTGTTCATTTaatgggccagtttcccggacaaagattaagcctagtcttggACCTTAAAGAACGTTCTATTGAaacttccattgatcatgctttaAGTCCAGCACTAGACTCAATCTGTGTCCAGGGAACTGGCCCCATATGTATAACTGACATGCTTGTCCTTGTTCAGGACTCCACACACTGGCTTCCGATTGAACCCTTGACTTCCACTGTCCAGGGAGTGACAATGTTCAGGTAAAATAACTACTTTTAACATTTAATTCCACTTGCTAGTGTATTTCCCCATTACCTTTGGGAATAGGCTTCTAATCCAACCTCTCCATTTGACGATTGACCCTCTCTACCATATCTTGTTGTTGCCCTCAGGCACAGGACACCCAAAGGGCGTTATGAGTGCACAGTGTCTGGGCTCCGCTGGGTGTGTGACGGAGATGTCATTCTGAAGTATCACTTCAGGAACTGGGAACCCTACAGTCAACTTCTGAAAGACATGCAGTACGGACAAGGTGGTCCATTGCTGGACATCACTATGGAGTTAGGTGAACTGGAGGAAGTTCATCTGCCACACTTTGTCTGTTTAGGTAAAACCATATAGACATAGTATTCAGAAAGACATTTCCATGTAACTGAGTTTCACttcctgaatgaatgaatgaatattcTGGGAGTTTGAGTTTACTGTGATCTGATACTGCATATTCTTTGTGTTTTAGTTGGATGAATAATACAatatttgtctttctgtctccttttTATTGTGTTGTTCAGGGACCAACCCTTCCCTGAGGAATGAGATGAAGATTTTTCATGTAGAGGAACATGGAGTGTCTGTTGAGGAAGTGCATGAGGTCACCAGATTCCATGCCAAAATTCTCCATCCCAAGTTCTCAGTTATCTCTGTTATACTGAGCTATATCTTTTCGTGGAACATAGATGTCCACTGTGAGCTGATGCTCTATCTGACAGTGAAAAAGCAAACACTAATTCCACGCCTATACCTGTTCCCCAGTAACCCCAGCCAAATACAGGTGAGGTACCATTCTTTTAGAGGTGACCTTAACTAAGCAGTGGTACGGTTTATGTTGACACTCATAACATGAAGATAATAGTGTGTTGCTAGTTTTCTGAATAATGTTTGAATAAGACTATACATTGACTGGCTGTGTATTTCATGCCTCGTTTCGCAGGCTGTGGAACAACAGGAAAAGTCTCAAGGGTCTTCAAGGGTTCTCATCTCAAGACCAGAGCAGGCCTTCAAACTGAATAGTTTCTTCAGACTGAACATTCCCTGTTCTACCGCCATCAATCCACAGGTACAGTTTTAATAGACTAAGAACATGAATCTGACATTTTAAGTCACATTTCTATCCATTGCTCTCTCTTGCTTGATGGCTCtcaattcaaatggctttattggcatgggaaacatatgtttacattgcaagcaat encodes:
- the LOC123481347 gene encoding NACHT, LRR and PYD domains-containing protein 1 homolog encodes the protein MFRHRTPKGRYECTVSGLRWVCDGDVILKYHFRNWEPYSQLLKDMQYGQGGPLLDITMELGELEEVHLPHFVCLGTNPSLRNEMKIFHVEEHGVSVEEVHEVTRFHAKILHPKFSVISVILSYIFSWNIDVHCELMLYLTVKKQTLIPRLYLFPSNPSQIQAVEQQEKSQGSSRVLISRPEQAFKLNSFFRLNIPCSTAINPQKIHLIHRDSTPSFFKAVLKMTGVDIEMELLGDDERIAWKEVVSQDEYITATHSTTLTVPDIPAEEFLKKHWAKLIQRTKNSMPIADDLWSKNMIGEEEHSRITAETTEQDRMRKLLKAVIPKGPEVTGACLKALVEHENHLVRDLSESRT